In Microplitis mediator isolate UGA2020A chromosome 2, iyMicMedi2.1, whole genome shotgun sequence, a single window of DNA contains:
- the LOC130664184 gene encoding mothers against decapentaplegic homolog 4-like yields the protein MILKVTDIGQFLNQEEEEQEEREKLVNLLTRLNKDSKNEVFNKIAIESLGVTVKQIWFLKQLYTDVKYQGRIQDKCVLVNQSFIRSELTDEFKCKPHYLFARIWRWPGLKKSELRSHESCGYHLSRCKTVFCINPYHYDRRLLSSSEDEVIEDRKLEERQRENKSRQKKDPGREKKPKRGKVVKNEKDLQREPQEKVPELEKDPRKENDLRQGNVPRRGKYPRLENDRREENVPPKKKILELEKGPRKEKVPPQEKVPELGKGPRKENDLRQGNVPQRGKDPRLENIPRGKKDPRRQNVTQHEKGPRQKMETEIKQEKLHKPKDKSQSTDIYNSNGGSANNSKSGKSSRQSRSTDIPTYLYNPLNSKEKSKKSLKTADSNKTTTDTTDTLQHPGSIIDDEDYIYQLMGNRDAFNHWCSISYYEFDTQIDDGHMFCLGNLTKNPQIQKKIGSGIFLYLCLNGDILLRRTCDSPIFVQSKYRDIEEKQENANLVHDIDLWTYIKVFSLREYYERIKKEIAAKTKEGKTISSSDFKEFYCIRLSFADEWGPKTTRKTIEETSCWIDIMIRPALIVLNQLLDT from the exons aaTATGGTTCTTGAAACAATTGTATACTGACGTTAAATATCAAGGAAGAATTCAAGACAAATGTGTACTAGTAAATCAATCGTTTATTAGATCCGAATTAACTGACGAATTTAAATGTAAACCTCATTATctttttgcacgtatttggcgatGGCCTGGTTTAAAGAAAAGTGAATTGAGATCGCATGAATCCTGTGGGTATCACTTGTCTAGATGCAAAACAGTATTTTGTATTAATCCTTATCATTATGATCGTCGTCTGCTATCTAGTAGCGAAg aTGAGGTAATAGAAGATAGGAAACTAGAAGAACGACAACGGGAAAATAAATcacgacaaaaaaaagacCCAGGTCGAGAAAAAAAACCGAAACGAGGAAAAGtagtgaaaaatgaaaaagactTACAACGAGAACCACAAGAAAAAGTACCAGAACTAGAAAAAGACCCACGGAAAGAAAATGACCTGCGACAAGGAAATGTACCACGAAGAGGAAAATACCCACGACTAGAAAATGACCGACGGGAAGAAAATGTaccaccaaaaaaaaaaatactagaaCTAGAAAAAGGCCCACGGAAAGAAAAAGTACCACCACAAGAAAAAGTACCAGAGCTAGGAAAAGGCCCACGGAAAGAAAATGACCTGCGACAAGGAAATGTGCCACAGAGAGGAAAAGACCCACGACTCGAAAACATACCACGTGGAAAAAAAGACCCACGCCGACAAAACGTGACACAACACGAAAAAGGCCCACGACAAAAAATGGAAACGGAAATAAAACAAGAAAAGTTACATAAGCCGAAAGATAAATCACAATCTACAGATATCTATAATTCCAACGGGGGTTCAGCGAATAATTCAAAGTCAGGAAAATCATCGCGCCAATCTCGCTCCACTGATATACCAACATATTTATACAATCCACTAAATTCAAAAG aaaaatctaaaaaatctttaaaaaccGCTGATTCCAATAAGACAACAACTGATACAACCGATACTTTGCAGCATCCAG GTAGTATTATTGACGATGAAGATTATATATATCAATTGATGGGCAATCGAGATGCATTTAATCATTGGTGCTCCATTAGTTACTATGAATTCGATACGCAAATAG ATGATGGCCATATGTTTTGTTTGGgtaatttaactaaaaatcctcaaattcaaaagaaaatag GTTCTGGCATCTTTCTGTATTTGTGCCTTAATGGTGATATTTTGTTGAGACGAACGTGTGATAGTCCTATTTTTGTACAATCAAAATATCGTGATATTGAAGAAAAACAAGAAAATGCTAATCTTGTTCACGATATTGATTTATGGACATATATCAAAGTATTCTCTTTGAGAGAATATTATGAGAGAATAAAGAAAGAGATCGCCGCTAAAACTAAAGAAGGAAAAACGATTAGTAGTAGcgattttaaagaattttattgtatACGCCTGAGTTTTGCTGACGAATGGGGACCAAAGACTACACGAAAAACTATTGAAGAAACGTCTTGCTGGATAGAt atAATGATACGCCCAGCATTGATAGTACTCAATCAGCTACTTGACACATaa